One Banduia mediterranea DNA window includes the following coding sequences:
- a CDS encoding RNA methyltransferase, producing the protein MTMETDDGTRAGEIADALSRIRIVLVGVQHPGNIGAAARAMLTMGLTDLRLVAPRQLPDAQSVAMASSAASVLEQARVHPDIADAVADCTRVYATTARRRDLSVPFTSPRRFAEDVAAQAVPGPIALLFGPERVGLTNQQLGYCHEAIEIPANPEFSSLNLAASVQVMSYELRQAALALRPAPAEAHRPAPQAGMELFYEHLNRVAIRIGFMAADNPRRLPLRLRRLYSRAAPDDDELSILRGILTCVERKLDA; encoded by the coding sequence ATGACCATGGAAACCGACGACGGCACGCGCGCCGGGGAGATTGCCGACGCGCTGTCGCGAATCCGCATCGTGTTGGTGGGCGTGCAGCACCCCGGCAATATCGGCGCCGCGGCGCGCGCCATGCTGACGATGGGCTTGACCGACCTGCGCCTGGTGGCGCCGCGCCAGTTGCCGGACGCGCAGTCCGTGGCCATGGCGTCTAGCGCCGCCAGCGTGCTCGAACAGGCGCGCGTGCACCCGGATATTGCCGACGCGGTGGCGGACTGCACCCGCGTCTACGCCACCACGGCGCGCCGCCGCGACCTGTCGGTGCCATTCACCTCGCCGCGCCGCTTCGCCGAGGATGTGGCCGCGCAAGCGGTGCCCGGGCCGATCGCATTGCTGTTTGGTCCCGAGCGCGTCGGCCTCACCAACCAGCAGCTCGGCTATTGCCACGAGGCCATCGAAATTCCCGCCAATCCCGAATTCAGCTCGCTGAACCTGGCGGCTTCCGTGCAGGTGATGAGCTACGAACTGCGGCAGGCCGCGCTGGCGCTGAGGCCGGCACCGGCCGAGGCGCACCGGCCGGCACCGCAGGCCGGCATGGAGCTGTTCTACGAGCACCTGAACCGTGTGGCGATACGCATCGGTTTCATGGCCGCGGACAATCCACGGCGATTGCCGCTGCGCCTGCGGCGCCTGTATTCGCGCGCCGCACCGGACGACGACGAACTCAGCATTCTGCGCGGCATTCTGACCTGCGTGGAGCGCAAGCTGGACGCATGA
- a CDS encoding isopenicillin N synthase family dioxygenase, whose protein sequence is MNARSVPVLDIGRLEHDRERFVAELGGAYREYGFCCLQGHGIPDALIDEAYAAFRTFFELPEAIKLRYRVAGGGGARGYTPYKTETARHAQHADLKEFWHIGRELPPGSPYGEKLPPNLWPAEVPAVRSTGHALYQALDGLGRRVLKALALHLELTADWFEPRVDHGNSILRALHYPPVSETDPPNVRAGAHEDINLITLLVGASDAGLEILTREGDWLAVAPPADAIVVNIGDMLQRLSNHVFPSTTHRVVNPVGEAARRSRYSVPFFLHPNPELLIETLPQCVDAAHPNRYPRPITADDYLMQRLREIRLL, encoded by the coding sequence ATGAACGCGCGTTCCGTTCCGGTTCTGGACATCGGTCGCCTCGAACATGATCGCGAGCGCTTCGTGGCCGAACTCGGCGGCGCCTATCGCGAGTACGGATTCTGCTGTCTGCAGGGGCACGGGATTCCCGATGCACTGATCGATGAAGCCTACGCGGCCTTTCGCACGTTCTTCGAGCTGCCCGAGGCGATCAAGCTGCGCTATCGCGTGGCCGGTGGTGGCGGGGCGCGTGGCTATACCCCGTACAAGACCGAAACCGCGAGGCACGCGCAGCACGCCGATCTCAAGGAGTTCTGGCACATCGGCCGCGAGTTGCCGCCGGGCTCCCCGTACGGGGAGAAGCTGCCGCCGAACCTGTGGCCGGCCGAAGTGCCGGCGGTGCGTTCCACGGGTCATGCCCTGTATCAGGCGCTGGACGGGCTCGGACGGCGTGTGCTCAAGGCCCTGGCACTGCACCTGGAGCTGACTGCGGACTGGTTCGAGCCGCGTGTGGACCACGGCAATTCGATTCTGCGGGCGCTGCACTATCCACCGGTCAGCGAAACGGACCCGCCGAACGTGCGCGCGGGCGCCCACGAGGACATCAATCTGATCACCTTGCTGGTCGGCGCCAGCGATGCCGGGCTCGAAATCCTGACGCGCGAAGGTGACTGGCTGGCGGTGGCGCCGCCAGCGGACGCGATCGTGGTGAATATCGGCGACATGCTGCAGCGTCTGAGCAACCATGTGTTTCCGTCGACGACGCATCGCGTGGTGAACCCGGTGGGCGAGGCGGCGCGACGTTCGCGCTACTCGGTGCCGTTCTTTCTGCACCCGAACCCGGAGCTGCTGATCGAGACGCTGCCGCAGTGCGTCGATGCCGCGCACCCGAACCGTTATCCCCGGCCGATCACGGCGGACGATTACCTGATGCAGCGCCTGCGCGAAATTCGCCTGCTGTAA
- the ilvN gene encoding acetolactate synthase small subunit, giving the protein MRHILSILLQNEAGALARVAGMFSSRGYNIESLTVAPTHESTISRITLVTEGSDAVIDQIIKQSRKLVDVVEVADLTRRDHLECELLMLKVAVDRQSAKTFVECVRRYRGFILDESETTRTVQISGTGPEVSDFLKEVSRLTQVLEVVRSGVAAIEPGAAVLAQSS; this is encoded by the coding sequence ATGCGTCACATCCTCTCGATCCTGCTGCAGAACGAAGCGGGCGCGCTCGCGCGCGTTGCGGGCATGTTCTCGTCCCGTGGCTACAACATCGAGTCGCTGACCGTGGCCCCGACTCATGAATCGACCATCTCCAGGATCACCTTGGTGACCGAGGGGTCGGACGCCGTGATCGACCAGATCATCAAGCAGTCGCGCAAGCTCGTCGACGTGGTTGAAGTCGCCGACCTGACGCGCCGCGATCATCTGGAATGCGAGCTGCTGATGCTCAAGGTCGCGGTCGATCGTCAATCTGCCAAGACCTTCGTCGAATGCGTGCGCCGCTATCGCGGCTTCATCCTCGACGAGTCCGAAACCACCCGCACGGTCCAGATCAGTGGAACCGGCCCTGAAGTGAGCGACTTTCTCAAGGAAGTGTCACGCCTCACCCAGGTGCTGGAAGTCGTGCGCAGTGGCGTGGCCGCGATCGAGCCTGGCGCCGCAGTTCTCGCACAGAGCAGCTAG
- the ilvC gene encoding ketol-acid reductoisomerase, whose product MKVYYDKDADLSIIQSKTVAIIGYGSQGHAHSLNLKDSGVNVVVGLRKGSGSWAKAENAGLQVAEVAEAVKQADLVMILAPDEGQKKIYDEQVVPNIKQGAALAFAHGFNIHFGLIEPRADLDVIMIAPKGPGHTVRSTYTQGGGVPTLIAVQQDASGQAKAIALSYASANGGGRAGVIETNFREETETDLFGEQAVLCGGTSALVQAGFEVLVEAGYEPEMAYFECLHELKLIVDLMYEGGLANMRYSISNTAEYGDYVTGPRIITEETKKEMKRVLTDIQTGKFARDFVLENQAGQTTMKARRRIGAEHQIEEVGGKLREMMPWIAKNRLVDKSRN is encoded by the coding sequence ATCAAGGTCTATTACGACAAAGACGCCGACCTCTCCATCATCCAGTCCAAGACTGTTGCCATCATCGGCTATGGATCGCAGGGTCATGCCCATTCGCTGAACCTCAAGGACTCGGGCGTCAACGTCGTTGTCGGCCTGCGCAAGGGTTCGGGCTCCTGGGCCAAGGCGGAAAACGCCGGCCTCCAGGTGGCGGAAGTCGCCGAGGCCGTGAAGCAGGCCGACCTGGTGATGATCCTGGCGCCGGACGAGGGTCAGAAGAAGATCTACGACGAGCAGGTCGTGCCGAACATCAAGCAGGGCGCGGCGCTGGCCTTTGCGCACGGCTTCAACATCCATTTCGGCCTGATCGAGCCGCGCGCCGATCTCGACGTGATCATGATCGCGCCCAAGGGCCCCGGCCACACCGTGCGCAGCACCTACACCCAGGGTGGCGGTGTGCCGACGCTGATCGCGGTGCAGCAGGACGCCTCCGGCCAGGCCAAGGCGATCGCCCTGTCCTACGCATCCGCCAACGGCGGCGGCCGTGCTGGCGTCATCGAAACCAATTTCCGCGAGGAGACCGAGACCGATCTGTTCGGCGAACAGGCCGTGCTCTGCGGCGGTACCTCCGCGCTGGTGCAGGCCGGATTCGAAGTGCTGGTCGAGGCCGGCTACGAGCCGGAGATGGCCTACTTCGAGTGTCTGCACGAGCTCAAGCTGATCGTGGACCTGATGTACGAAGGCGGTCTGGCGAACATGCGCTATTCGATCTCGAACACCGCCGAGTACGGCGACTACGTGACCGGCCCGCGCATCATCACCGAAGAGACCAAGAAGGAGATGAAGCGCGTGCTGACGGACATCCAGACCGGCAAGTTCGCGCGAGATTTCGTGCTCGAGAATCAGGCCGGTCAGACCACGATGAAGGCGCGTCGTCGTATCGGCGCCGAGCACCAGATCGAGGAAGTCGGCGGCAAGCTGCGCGAAATGATGCCGTGGATCGCCAAGAACCGTCTGGTCGACAAGTCACGCAATTGA